The Ignavibacteriota bacterium genome has a window encoding:
- a CDS encoding HDIG domain-containing protein translates to MLRFDLTHGHFRSRLDRVLEFLKIPGTLAARVLLVAGLLIALALMFPRGESLELEFKVGAIWAQKDLIAPFAFPIFRDDREYGRDVAEAKRKVLHVFERDTLVATRQLQRLNEFFRRTTEAVKVSRQYQQDVRRGDAAAIEDSILFDRLSTSLDIPFTPREWDLLSAVDANGGLGRMHDRIATVLRELYTVGIVDRSKGTVVPAEIALRRGTSEEIQNVARLYDHNDVVSLLETRLLQHYRTNNDSLSLSYKIAVVHAMPNVRFSEAATVQAMTTAIDAIPRTIGYVQENERVVSKHERITAETRLKLESLRRIKAERGPASDNVFQLIGTTLHVTIVIVLYGIYLYLFRKRIFTNNRKLALIALLILMEGSFAYLSRELDVTTPIEYLIAVPAAAMLLTIIFDSRVGFYGTVIIAFVVAGIRGNDYSIALASMVAGALSVYSVRDMKNRTQLFRSLGFIFTGYATAIIALGMERYEPASVIIEQLTFALANAVVSPVLTYGLLIFLERVFKVTTDLTLMELAHFNHPLLRMLAEKTPGTYHHSMSIASLAEAAAASVGANEVLVRVGAYFHDIGKVEKPTYFVENQKGSRSRHDKLSPRMSSLIIAAHVKDGIALGREYKLPEEVIDFIPMHHGTTRIDYFYNKALKLAESSEDETKLDEINEQDYRYPGPKPQTRETGIMMLADAVEAAVRTIEEPTPQRLADAIDELVKRRLDEGELDECPLTLSDLTKVKAAFLGVLVGIYHTRVKYPEAAKPPRIRKPRPKPLPPAPEEMSPPEVPTPDRGGEQ, encoded by the coding sequence GTGCTCCGATTCGATCTCACACATGGACATTTCCGGTCCCGCCTGGACCGGGTTCTGGAGTTCCTGAAGATCCCGGGAACCCTGGCGGCGCGGGTCCTGCTTGTCGCAGGGCTCCTGATCGCCCTTGCCCTCATGTTCCCGCGTGGCGAATCGCTGGAGCTTGAGTTCAAGGTCGGCGCCATATGGGCTCAGAAGGACCTGATCGCCCCCTTTGCCTTCCCGATCTTCCGCGATGACCGCGAGTATGGCCGGGATGTTGCCGAAGCGAAGCGGAAGGTCCTTCACGTCTTCGAACGTGACACCCTCGTTGCCACCCGCCAGCTCCAGCGGCTGAACGAATTCTTCCGCCGCACCACCGAGGCCGTGAAGGTCTCCCGGCAATATCAGCAGGATGTCCGCCGCGGCGATGCCGCCGCGATCGAAGACTCCATCCTTTTCGACCGCCTTTCGACCTCGCTGGACATCCCGTTCACCCCCCGGGAATGGGACCTGCTGTCGGCGGTCGATGCCAACGGCGGGCTCGGCCGGATGCACGATCGGATCGCCACGGTGCTCCGCGAACTGTACACCGTGGGCATCGTGGACCGCAGCAAAGGGACCGTCGTTCCGGCGGAGATCGCGCTCCGTCGCGGTACCAGCGAGGAGATCCAGAACGTCGCGCGCCTGTACGATCACAACGATGTGGTCAGTCTGCTGGAGACCCGCCTCCTGCAGCACTATCGTACCAACAACGACTCTCTCAGCCTCTCCTACAAGATCGCCGTCGTGCATGCCATGCCGAACGTCCGCTTCAGCGAGGCGGCGACGGTGCAGGCGATGACGACCGCGATCGACGCGATCCCGCGCACCATCGGGTACGTCCAGGAGAATGAACGCGTCGTCAGCAAGCATGAGCGGATCACCGCCGAGACCCGCCTGAAACTCGAATCCCTCCGGCGCATCAAAGCGGAACGCGGACCGGCGTCGGACAATGTGTTCCAGTTGATCGGCACGACGCTCCACGTCACGATCGTCATCGTCCTGTACGGCATCTATCTGTATCTCTTCCGGAAGCGCATCTTCACCAATAACCGGAAACTCGCCCTGATCGCCCTCCTGATCCTGATGGAGGGGTCGTTCGCCTATCTGTCGCGCGAGCTGGATGTGACGACGCCGATCGAATATCTGATCGCCGTACCGGCGGCAGCGATGCTCCTCACGATCATCTTCGACTCGCGCGTGGGGTTTTACGGCACCGTCATCATCGCCTTCGTCGTCGCCGGCATCCGGGGCAACGATTACTCCATCGCCCTCGCATCGATGGTGGCCGGCGCACTCTCGGTGTACTCGGTGCGCGACATGAAGAACCGGACCCAGCTCTTCCGGTCGCTCGGGTTCATCTTCACCGGCTATGCAACCGCGATCATCGCGCTCGGGATGGAACGGTATGAACCGGCGTCGGTCATCATCGAGCAATTGACGTTCGCGCTGGCGAACGCCGTCGTCTCGCCGGTGCTCACCTACGGGCTCCTTATCTTCCTGGAGCGCGTCTTCAAGGTCACGACCGACCTTACCCTGATGGAACTGGCGCATTTCAACCATCCGCTCCTGCGCATGCTCGCGGAAAAGACCCCGGGGACCTACCATCACTCCATGTCGATCGCCAGTCTGGCGGAGGCCGCCGCGGCGTCGGTGGGCGCGAATGAAGTGCTCGTCCGTGTGGGCGCGTACTTCCACGACATCGGCAAGGTGGAGAAACCGACCTACTTCGTGGAGAATCAGAAGGGGTCGCGCAGCCGGCACGATAAGTTGTCGCCCCGCATGAGCTCGCTCATCATCGCGGCCCACGTGAAGGATGGCATCGCGCTGGGGCGCGAGTACAAGCTTCCCGAGGAGGTGATCGATTTCATCCCGATGCATCATGGGACCACGCGCATCGACTACTTCTATAATAAGGCGCTGAAGCTGGCGGAGAGCTCGGAGGACGAGACCAAGCTCGACGAGATCAACGAGCAGGATTACCGCTACCCCGGCCCGAAGCCGCAGACCCGCGAGACCGGCATCATGATGCTGGCGGATGCGGTCGAAGCGGCGGTCCGCACGATCGAAGAGCCCACACCGCAGCGGCTTGCCGATGCGATCGATGAACTGGTCAAGCGCCGCCTGGATGAAGGCGAACTCGATGAGTGTCCGCTCACTCTCAGCGACCTGACGAAGGTCAAGGCGGCATTCCTCGGCGTCCTCGTCGGTATCTATCATACCCGCGTGAAGTATCCGGAAGCAGCGAAGCCGCCGCGCATTCGGAAGCCCAGGCCCAAACCGCTTCCTCCGGCACCCGAAGAGATGTCGCCTCCGGAGGTTCCCACGCCGGACCGTGGTGGCGAGCAATGA
- a CDS encoding HAD-IA family hydrolase, which produces MIKAVIFDLDNTLVDFMSMKRQAVTAAINAMIDAGLGLSMTQVQARIDAIYKERGIEFQNVFDQLLYDIFQKVDYKILSAGIIAYRRAREAALVPYPHVTMTLVALIKRGIRLAVVSDAPGREAWLRLCYLDFHHLFDGVVTFEDTGERKPSPAPFLRALTMLKVTPEETIMVGDWAERDMVGAAQLGITTVFARYGDTFGTVDSHARYELNDVSELLDVIDRENAIARERDA; this is translated from the coding sequence ATGATCAAAGCGGTCATTTTTGATCTCGACAACACGCTCGTCGATTTTATGAGCATGAAACGGCAGGCCGTCACGGCCGCCATCAATGCCATGATCGACGCAGGACTCGGCCTGTCCATGACGCAGGTCCAGGCACGCATCGATGCGATCTACAAAGAGCGTGGGATCGAGTTCCAGAACGTCTTCGATCAACTCCTCTATGATATCTTCCAGAAGGTGGACTACAAGATCCTGTCCGCCGGCATCATCGCCTACCGGCGTGCCCGGGAAGCCGCTCTTGTCCCCTATCCCCATGTGACCATGACGCTCGTCGCGCTCATCAAGCGCGGCATCCGCCTCGCCGTGGTGTCCGATGCCCCGGGCCGCGAGGCGTGGCTCCGGCTCTGTTACCTGGATTTTCATCACCTGTTCGACGGTGTTGTCACCTTTGAAGACACCGGCGAGCGGAAACCCAGCCCCGCCCCCTTCCTCCGCGCCCTCACGATGCTGAAGGTCACGCCGGAAGAAACGATCATGGTGGGCGATTGGGCCGAACGCGATATGGTGGGCGCAGCGCAACTCGGGATCACCACGGTCTTCGCACGGTACGGTGACACGTTCGGAACGGTCGACTCCCATGCACGCTATGAATTGAATGACGTTTCGGAGCTGCTGGACGTGATCGACCGGGAGAATGCCATCGCCCGCGAGAGGGACGCATGA
- the acpS gene encoding holo-ACP synthase, with translation MIRGIGVDIVDIERVRALVDAEGDRFLNKVFTSTEIAYCNGKARRHQHFAARFAAKEAVSKALATGWAGDFRWKDVEVTNDPTGQPRISLHGQLREHIGSARIQISLSHADNHVVAMAVIEETP, from the coding sequence ATGATCCGCGGCATCGGCGTGGATATCGTCGATATCGAGCGTGTACGCGCCCTCGTGGACGCTGAGGGCGATCGGTTCCTCAACAAGGTCTTCACCAGCACGGAGATCGCGTACTGCAACGGCAAGGCACGCCGGCACCAGCATTTCGCCGCACGTTTCGCCGCAAAGGAAGCGGTCAGCAAAGCGCTCGCCACAGGATGGGCGGGCGATTTTCGATGGAAGGACGTGGAGGTTACGAACGACCCGACCGGGCAACCCCGTATCTCCCTCCACGGCCAGCTCCGTGAGCATATCGGCTCTGCACGTATCCAGATCTCGCTGTCCCATGCCGACAATCACGTGGTCGCCATGGCAGTCATCGAGGAGACACCATGA